From a region of the Fischerella sp. JS2 genome:
- a CDS encoding EVE domain-containing protein produces MAYWLLKTEPEEYSYSDLEHNGSTVWNGVSNALALKHLRTMTIGDLALIYHTGKERRIIGVAEVTSQPYPDPKLGDVKRVVVDLRPVQRVPQPISLAQIKQDSSFTDFDLLRLPRLSVVPVSQSHWQRLLQLSKQ; encoded by the coding sequence ATGGCGTATTGGTTGCTGAAAACTGAGCCGGAGGAATATTCCTATTCAGATTTAGAACACAATGGCAGTACGGTTTGGAATGGAGTCAGCAATGCCTTGGCCCTAAAGCATCTACGGACAATGACCATTGGTGATTTAGCGTTAATTTATCACACTGGCAAGGAGCGGCGAATTATAGGCGTGGCAGAAGTAACCAGTCAACCTTACCCCGATCCAAAATTAGGTGATGTTAAACGAGTAGTTGTAGATTTGCGGCCTGTTCAAAGAGTGCCTCAACCGATCTCCTTAGCACAAATAAAACAAGATAGCAGCTTTACAGACTTTGATTTACTGCGTCTTCCCAGACTATCTGTAGTCCCAGTGTCACAGTCGCACTGGCAACGCCTCTTACAATTGTCAAAGCAGTAA
- the fabG gene encoding 3-oxoacyl-[acyl-carrier-protein] reductase, with translation MELLPENLQTLQGKVAIVTGASRGIGRAIARELAKFGASVVVNYASSSQAADELVSEITQAGGSAIALAADVSKEEQVDALINAAIEKFNRIDILVNNAGITRDTLLLRMKPEDWQAVIDLNLTGVFLCTRAVSKIMLKQRSGRIINITSVAGLMGNPGQANYSAAKAGVIGFTKTVAKELASRGITVNAVAPGFIATDMTSNLDAEGILKYIPLGRYGQPEDIAGMVRFLAADPAAGYITGQVFNVDGGMVMA, from the coding sequence ATGGAATTGTTGCCAGAAAACTTACAAACTTTACAAGGAAAAGTAGCAATTGTAACGGGCGCTTCACGGGGAATAGGAAGAGCGATCGCACGCGAATTGGCAAAATTTGGTGCTAGTGTAGTTGTCAACTATGCTAGTTCTAGTCAAGCAGCTGATGAATTAGTGTCAGAAATTACGCAAGCTGGTGGAAGTGCGATCGCGCTTGCGGCTGATGTCAGTAAAGAAGAACAAGTCGATGCTTTAATCAACGCTGCGATTGAAAAGTTCAATCGCATTGATATCTTGGTCAATAACGCGGGTATAACCCGCGACACACTGTTACTCAGAATGAAGCCAGAAGATTGGCAGGCAGTAATTGATCTCAATTTAACAGGTGTATTTTTATGCACACGTGCCGTCAGTAAAATCATGCTGAAACAGCGTTCAGGACGGATCATCAACATTACCTCCGTTGCTGGACTAATGGGTAATCCCGGACAAGCCAACTACAGCGCTGCTAAAGCAGGTGTGATTGGTTTTACTAAAACTGTTGCAAAAGAACTGGCTTCTCGTGGCATTACTGTTAACGCCGTTGCTCCTGGTTTTATTGCCACCGATATGACCAGCAATCTTGATGCCGAAGGTATTCTCAAGTATATTCCCCTTGGTCGCTATGGTCAGCCAGAAGATATCGCTGGCATGGTGCGTTTCCTGGCTGCCGACCCCGCAGCAGGCTACATCACCGGACAAGTCTTTAACGTAGACGGCGGTATGGTAATGGCATAA
- a CDS encoding MraY family glycosyltransferase, which produces MNIYSSLEALGIAEPSGSGWLAVVFTFLLAWVVTWRLIPAVRKFALRVGWADQPNARRLNREPLPNAGGLAIYAGVIAALILASLLRPIELQGVLAQVLTILLGGSILVLVGFIDDQFGLPPSVRMLVQVLTALLLVGNGISIKVTFGTPLDSLLSTSLTVFWVVAITNAINLMDGMDGLAGGVSFITAMSLLAVSAQFPNWAAATLVLAALAGAALGFLRHNFHPSHIIMGDAGAYFFGYVLAATAIVGELQATTIFSLVPPVLFLLLPVLDTTQVVVRRLLAGKNPMKTPGKDHLHHRLLAWGLSQRHAALTLWSIALVCNWLAMTIRGMSLVVIIATTLSIITLLGFTVWQRIKAK; this is translated from the coding sequence ATGAATATATACAGCTCCCTTGAGGCGCTTGGTATTGCTGAACCCAGCGGTTCCGGCTGGTTAGCAGTAGTGTTTACATTTCTATTGGCGTGGGTTGTGACGTGGCGTTTGATTCCGGCGGTACGTAAATTTGCCTTACGAGTTGGTTGGGCTGATCAACCAAATGCACGGCGTTTAAACCGGGAACCTTTGCCTAATGCAGGGGGCCTGGCTATCTACGCGGGAGTAATAGCGGCTTTGATCTTGGCAAGTCTGTTAAGACCAATTGAACTTCAAGGTGTACTAGCTCAAGTTTTAACCATTCTTTTGGGAGGTTCGATACTGGTGCTAGTTGGCTTTATCGACGACCAATTCGGCTTACCTCCCTCAGTTCGGATGCTAGTACAAGTTCTAACGGCCCTGCTGTTGGTTGGAAATGGCATTAGCATTAAAGTTACTTTTGGTACTCCCCTCGACTCGCTACTCTCCACATCGCTAACGGTGTTTTGGGTAGTAGCAATTACTAATGCCATCAACTTGATGGACGGTATGGATGGTTTGGCAGGAGGAGTTAGTTTTATCACTGCTATGAGTTTACTAGCTGTTTCAGCACAGTTTCCCAACTGGGCAGCAGCGACACTAGTTTTGGCAGCCTTAGCAGGAGCAGCATTAGGTTTTTTACGCCATAATTTTCATCCGTCGCACATCATTATGGGTGATGCCGGAGCATACTTTTTCGGCTACGTTTTAGCAGCAACTGCTATTGTCGGTGAACTACAAGCTACTACAATTTTTTCTTTAGTACCACCTGTTTTGTTTTTGCTCTTGCCAGTGCTAGATACTACCCAAGTGGTAGTCCGGCGACTTCTGGCGGGAAAAAACCCTATGAAAACTCCAGGGAAAGACCATTTACATCATCGCTTGCTAGCTTGGGGCTTATCTCAGCGCCATGCAGCTTTGACTCTTTGGTCAATTGCTTTAGTTTGCAACTGGCTGGCGATGACAATCCGAGGCATGAGCTTGGTAGTTATTATTGCTACTACACTCAGTATTATTACTTTGTTAGGTTTTACCGTTTGGCAGAGGATAAAGGCAAAATGA